A section of the Bacillus pumilus genome encodes:
- a CDS encoding leucyl aminopeptidase, with protein sequence MFFSTNELQHKDTLAIGLFQKSQLSGKAKEMDELLEGRITELLKEGDISSKRNQLSKFFPSPETGIKRIYFVGLGKESDYTFEEAKEGFAHLFRKLHQDKKQAVSVLLDTFIGKDLPAQDAAHTLSESCLLATYELQDFKHKTNEPDRFIEFVYAMTDHDTTEIQASLKVGEVYGQSVNSARTLVNMPPNMLTSSDLASYAAELAYKYEFEIEILDKEQMEELGMGGILAVNRGSTEPPKLIVLKYQGKEEWTDVIGLVGKGITYDTGGYSLKPRASMIGMKTDMGGSASVLGAMEIIGELRPEQNVIAVIASTDNMISADAMKPDDVIVSLSGKTIEVLNTDAEGRFVLADGVTYAKQHGASVLIDVATLTGGVIVALGNETTGVMTNNDELYAQFKEASEECGEMIWQLPITEKDKKRVRNSKMADLNNSPGRDGHAIMAGAFIGEFAENTPWVHLDIAGTATTEKPSCFGPTGATGVMVRSLATFVERFEGKK encoded by the coding sequence ATGTTTTTCTCGACAAATGAATTGCAACATAAAGATACACTGGCGATCGGACTTTTTCAAAAGAGCCAATTATCAGGAAAAGCAAAAGAAATGGATGAATTACTTGAAGGACGAATCACTGAATTATTAAAAGAAGGCGATATTTCATCTAAACGAAATCAGCTTTCGAAGTTTTTCCCATCCCCTGAAACAGGCATCAAACGCATTTATTTTGTCGGCCTTGGGAAGGAATCAGATTACACGTTTGAAGAGGCAAAAGAAGGTTTTGCGCATTTATTTAGAAAGCTTCATCAAGATAAAAAGCAAGCGGTTTCGGTTTTACTGGATACGTTTATTGGAAAGGATTTGCCTGCCCAAGATGCAGCCCATACCCTTTCTGAAAGCTGCCTTTTAGCTACATATGAATTACAAGATTTTAAACATAAAACAAATGAACCGGATCGCTTTATTGAGTTTGTTTATGCAATGACGGATCATGATACGACTGAAATTCAGGCAAGTCTGAAAGTGGGCGAGGTCTACGGACAGTCCGTCAATTCGGCTCGTACCCTCGTGAACATGCCGCCGAATATGCTCACATCCTCTGATCTGGCTTCGTACGCGGCAGAGCTTGCATATAAATACGAATTTGAAATTGAAATTTTAGATAAAGAACAAATGGAAGAGCTCGGAATGGGCGGGATTCTAGCTGTCAATAGAGGCTCAACAGAACCACCAAAGCTCATCGTTCTGAAATATCAAGGCAAGGAAGAATGGACGGACGTGATTGGGCTTGTCGGTAAAGGCATCACATATGATACCGGTGGCTATTCATTAAAGCCAAGAGCCAGTATGATTGGGATGAAAACTGATATGGGCGGCTCAGCGTCTGTTTTAGGTGCCATGGAAATCATCGGTGAACTGCGCCCAGAGCAAAATGTCATTGCTGTCATTGCTTCAACCGATAATATGATCTCAGCTGATGCCATGAAACCGGATGACGTCATTGTGTCGCTTAGTGGTAAAACAATCGAGGTACTGAATACGGATGCAGAGGGTCGTTTTGTTTTAGCAGATGGGGTGACATATGCGAAACAGCACGGTGCCTCTGTTCTTATAGACGTGGCGACATTAACCGGCGGAGTCATTGTGGCACTTGGAAATGAGACAACAGGCGTCATGACGAATAACGATGAACTGTATGCCCAGTTTAAAGAGGCATCAGAAGAATGCGGAGAAATGATTTGGCAGCTGCCAATCACCGAAAAAGATAAAAAGCGCGTACGAAACAGCAAAATGGCGGATCTCAATAACTCACCAGGCCGTGATGGACATGCGATCATGGCAGGAGCATTCATTGGTGAATTCGCTGAGAATACGCCTTGGGTTCACTTGGATATTGCAGGAACAGCCACAACAGAAAAGCCTTCATGCTTTGGGCCAACAGGTGCGACAGGTGTGATGGTACGGTCATTGGCCACCTTTGTGGAAAGATTTGAAGGTAAGAAATAA
- a CDS encoding divergent PAP2 family protein, protein MSVLTNFPLLASLAAIFFAQFVKVPIQFIISRRLDWSLITSTGGMPSSHSAAVTALSTAVALEHGLNTSIFAISAIFAIITMFDATGVRRQAGEQATVLNKLVTDFNRFVSEAKNFPSAEEKEKQKKLKELLGHKPIEVFFGGLTGILLTLILDYYFM, encoded by the coding sequence ATGAGCGTACTGACGAATTTTCCGCTGCTTGCCAGTCTTGCAGCCATCTTTTTTGCTCAATTTGTAAAAGTACCGATTCAATTTATCATTTCTAGACGACTAGATTGGTCGCTCATTACAAGCACAGGCGGAATGCCAAGTTCACACTCCGCAGCCGTAACAGCACTCTCAACAGCAGTGGCTTTAGAGCACGGGCTCAATACATCGATCTTTGCGATTTCCGCCATCTTTGCGATTATTACCATGTTCGATGCAACAGGTGTACGCAGACAGGCAGGAGAACAGGCGACTGTACTGAACAAGCTCGTAACAGATTTTAACCGATTTGTTTCTGAAGCAAAGAATTTCCCGAGTGCGGAAGAAAAAGAAAAGCAAAAGAAATTGAAAGAGCTTCTTGGTCATAAGCCGATTGAAGTCTTCTTTGGCGGCTTAACAGGGATCTTACTGACACTCATCTTAGACTATTACTTCATGTAG
- a CDS encoding 3D domain-containing protein, giving the protein MKTWMKRLFMTALFMLALLTSFTGISGVEASDVAAWVKEADPGKQVSSFFQQQKRETMALKSDELRANSLEEAFNWNDYPKQKVVATGYTAGVESTGKTKEHHAYGITYSGVKVKRDLYSTVAADPSVFPIGTVLFIPNYGYGVVADTGKAIKGHKLDLYYETVDDVYREWGKKVLDVYVIKKGEGTLTEKDLNELNEAKSMQVFRQQFQANKE; this is encoded by the coding sequence ATGAAAACATGGATGAAACGATTGTTCATGACAGCCCTTTTTATGCTTGCTCTTTTGACAAGCTTTACGGGCATATCTGGAGTTGAAGCAAGTGATGTAGCTGCCTGGGTGAAAGAGGCGGATCCTGGCAAGCAAGTATCTTCTTTTTTCCAACAGCAAAAAAGAGAAACGATGGCACTCAAAAGTGATGAGTTGCGGGCTAATTCTCTCGAAGAAGCGTTTAATTGGAATGATTACCCGAAGCAAAAGGTTGTTGCCACAGGTTATACAGCAGGTGTGGAATCAACAGGTAAAACTAAAGAACACCATGCATATGGCATTACATATTCAGGCGTCAAAGTAAAACGTGATTTATATTCAACTGTGGCGGCGGACCCATCCGTCTTTCCAATTGGAACGGTGCTCTTTATCCCAAACTATGGCTACGGAGTGGTCGCAGATACGGGAAAAGCCATTAAAGGTCATAAGCTTGATTTATACTATGAAACCGTAGATGATGTGTATAGAGAATGGGGCAAAAAAGTGCTCGATGTGTATGTCATCAAGAAGGGCGAAGGAACGTTAACGGAAAAAGACTTGAACGAGCTGAATGAAGCAAAATCAATGCAAGTATTCCGTCAGCAGTTTCAAGCCAATAAAGAATAA
- a CDS encoding YuiB family protein: MISLPVVIISVILFFVLFFGIGFLLNMLLRMSWIMAILYPIVCLFIINNQKMIAYVREPGIAFSGIGDRIVSLAAADIIILLSGLIGAIVSGVVINALRKRGYQMF; this comes from the coding sequence GTGATCAGTTTACCAGTCGTTATTATTTCCGTTATTTTATTTTTCGTGTTATTCTTCGGCATTGGCTTTTTGCTCAATATGCTGCTGAGAATGTCATGGATAATGGCTATTTTATATCCAATTGTATGCCTTTTCATTATCAACAATCAAAAGATGATCGCTTATGTGAGAGAACCGGGCATCGCTTTTTCAGGTATAGGAGACCGCATAGTCTCTCTCGCTGCGGCTGATATTATTATCTTGTTAAGCGGTCTGATTGGTGCAATTGTATCAGGTGTTGTCATTAATGCACTTCGAAAAAGAGGATATCAAATGTTTTAA
- a CDS encoding YuiA family protein has product MNAHTKEKKSTCQYCSGKGYFQLLLGGSETCEECKGTGKKL; this is encoded by the coding sequence ATGAACGCACATACAAAAGAAAAAAAGTCCACCTGTCAATATTGTTCGGGGAAAGGATATTTTCAGCTATTGCTCGGCGGATCTGAAACATGTGAGGAATGTAAAGGGACAGGGAAGAAGCTTTAA
- a CDS encoding NAD(P)/FAD-dependent oxidoreductase, protein MPVNKPKIVVLGAGYGGLMTVTRLTKQLGTNDADITLVNKHNYHYETTWLHEASAGTLHHDRCRYQIKDVINSSRVNFVQATVESINKEEKKVVTSDGELSYDYLVVALGAVPETFGIAGLKEYAFSISNINSARQLREHIELQFATYNTEAEKRPERLTIVVGGAGFTGIEFLGELGNRVPELCKEYDIDQKDVRIICVEAAPTALPGFDPELIDYAMNYLQGKGVEFKIGTAIKECTPEGIIVGKDDDTEEIKAETVVWAAGVRGNPIVEEAGFENMRGRVKVSPDLRVPENDDVFIIGDCSLIINEEINRPYPPTAQIAMQQGETVAKNLGALVKGGSLESFKPDIKGTVASLGEHDAVGVAFGKKLQGTKASAMKKIIDNRSLFMVGGPGLVLKKGKFKFF, encoded by the coding sequence ATTCCAGTGAATAAACCGAAAATCGTTGTATTAGGTGCAGGTTATGGCGGATTAATGACTGTAACAAGATTAACAAAACAGCTTGGCACAAATGATGCGGACATTACTCTTGTGAACAAGCATAATTATCATTACGAAACAACATGGTTACATGAAGCAAGTGCAGGTACGCTTCATCATGACCGCTGTCGTTACCAAATCAAAGATGTGATTAACAGTTCCCGTGTCAACTTTGTACAAGCAACAGTTGAAAGCATTAATAAGGAAGAGAAGAAAGTTGTGACATCAGATGGCGAACTTTCTTACGACTACCTTGTTGTTGCGCTTGGTGCTGTTCCTGAAACATTTGGTATTGCAGGACTGAAAGAGTATGCATTCTCAATCTCTAACATCAACTCTGCTCGTCAGCTTCGTGAGCACATTGAACTTCAATTTGCGACGTATAATACGGAAGCTGAAAAACGTCCAGAGCGCTTGACAATCGTTGTCGGCGGTGCGGGCTTCACAGGTATTGAGTTCCTTGGTGAGCTTGGAAATCGTGTGCCTGAGCTTTGCAAAGAGTATGATATTGATCAAAAAGACGTACGTATCATCTGTGTAGAAGCTGCACCAACAGCTCTTCCAGGATTCGATCCTGAATTGATCGACTATGCAATGAACTACCTTCAAGGTAAAGGTGTTGAGTTCAAAATTGGTACAGCGATCAAAGAATGTACGCCTGAAGGCATCATTGTTGGAAAAGACGATGATACTGAAGAAATCAAAGCTGAAACTGTTGTTTGGGCTGCTGGTGTACGCGGTAACCCAATCGTTGAAGAAGCTGGATTTGAAAACATGCGCGGCCGCGTAAAAGTTTCTCCAGATCTTCGTGTACCAGAAAATGATGATGTATTCATTATCGGTGACTGTTCATTGATCATCAATGAAGAAATCAACCGTCCATACCCACCAACTGCACAAATCGCAATGCAGCAAGGTGAAACAGTAGCGAAAAACCTTGGAGCACTAGTGAAAGGTGGTTCTCTTGAAAGCTTTAAGCCAGACATCAAAGGAACAGTTGCTTCTCTTGGTGAACATGACGCTGTAGGTGTTGCGTTTGGAAAAAAACTTCAAGGAACAAAAGCTTCAGCAATGAAGAAAATTATCGACAACCGTTCTTTATTCATGGTTGGCGGACCAGGACTTGTTCTGAAAAAAGGAAAATTCAAGTTCTTCTAA
- the yumC gene encoding ferredoxin--NADP reductase 2 translates to MQEDSKVYDITVIGGGPVGLFTAFYGGMRQASVKIIESLPQLGGQLSALYPEKYIYDVAGFPKIRAQELVDNLKEQMDKFDQTICLEQAVETVEKQADGIFKLVTNQEIHYSKTIIITAGNGAFQPRKLELDAAESFEGSNLHYFINDLNQFAGRRVAVLGGGDSAVDWALMLEPIAKEVSIIHRRDKFRAHEHSVENLHNSKVNVVTPFVPTELIGEDRIEQIVLEEVKGDKKQVLDVDDVIVNFGFVSSLGPIKQWGLEIEKNSIVVKSTMETNIEGFYAAGDICTYEGKVKLIASGFGEAPTAVNNAKAYMDPKARVQPLHSTSLFENK, encoded by the coding sequence ATGCAAGAAGATTCTAAGGTATATGACATTACCGTTATCGGGGGCGGCCCAGTAGGATTGTTTACTGCGTTTTACGGTGGCATGAGACAGGCAAGTGTGAAAATCATTGAAAGCCTTCCTCAGCTCGGCGGTCAATTATCCGCTCTTTACCCTGAAAAATACATTTATGATGTGGCTGGTTTTCCAAAAATCCGCGCACAAGAATTAGTTGATAACTTAAAGGAACAAATGGATAAATTTGATCAAACCATTTGCTTAGAGCAAGCAGTTGAAACGGTTGAAAAGCAGGCAGATGGGATCTTTAAACTTGTAACAAATCAAGAGATTCATTATTCTAAAACGATCATCATCACAGCTGGTAACGGTGCATTCCAACCGAGAAAGCTTGAGCTAGATGCAGCAGAATCATTTGAAGGAAGCAACCTGCATTACTTCATTAATGATTTGAACCAATTTGCCGGGAGACGTGTGGCCGTTCTTGGCGGCGGAGACTCTGCAGTGGACTGGGCGCTGATGCTTGAACCTATCGCAAAAGAGGTTTCCATTATTCACCGCCGAGATAAATTCCGCGCACATGAGCACAGTGTAGAAAACCTTCACAACTCGAAAGTCAATGTCGTGACGCCATTTGTCCCAACGGAGCTTATTGGTGAAGACCGCATTGAACAGATTGTGCTAGAAGAAGTCAAAGGCGACAAAAAACAAGTGCTTGATGTAGATGACGTGATCGTCAACTTCGGCTTTGTTTCCTCCCTTGGACCAATTAAACAATGGGGCCTTGAAATCGAAAAGAACTCGATCGTCGTGAAATCCACAATGGAAACAAATATTGAAGGCTTCTATGCGGCAGGAGACATCTGTACGTATGAAGGAAAAGTCAAATTGATTGCCAGCGGATTTGGTGAAGCACCAACGGCTGTCAACAATGCGAAAGCCTACATGGACCCGAAAGCCCGTGTACAGCCTCTTCATTCCACAAGCTTATTTGAAAACAAATAA
- the erpA gene encoding iron-sulfur cluster insertion protein ErpA: MSTPVTITEAAALQIKDMMKEHEEENAFLRVGVKGGGCSGLSYGMGFDHEVSEKDTQFEQQGIQVLVDSESLDIMNGTIIDFKQSLMGGGFTIDNPNAIASCGCGSSFRTATNTGTPEEC, translated from the coding sequence ATGAGTACACCAGTAACCATTACAGAAGCTGCTGCACTGCAGATTAAAGATATGATGAAAGAACATGAAGAAGAAAATGCGTTTCTGCGAGTAGGCGTAAAAGGCGGCGGATGCAGCGGTCTTTCATACGGCATGGGCTTTGACCATGAAGTTTCAGAGAAAGACACGCAGTTCGAACAGCAAGGCATTCAGGTCCTTGTCGACTCCGAAAGCCTTGATATCATGAATGGAACCATCATTGATTTCAAACAATCACTAATGGGCGGCGGTTTCACCATTGACAACCCGAACGCAATTGCTTCATGCGGATGCGGTTCTTCTTTCAGAACAGCGACGAATACCGGTACGCCGGAAGAGTGTTAA
- the dapF gene encoding diaminopimelate epimerase, with protein MTSFQFTKMHGLGNNYIYVNQMKEQLPEEQLSEIAIQVSSVYTGIGSDGMILICSSDVAPVKMRIFNNDGSEGKNCGNGLRCVAKYVYEHQIVTDTTFQIETLSGLVEATVHVQDDHVHLVTVDMGKPRFEKEAMPMLGEPASTTINESLDFGTTTLNGTAISMGNPHIVFYLEDIEKAPLDTIGPIIEKHDMFPEGVNVEFVEVVSETELHFRVWERGSGITQACGTGACAAAVSTIMNGQAKKETDMTVHLAGGDLIIRWKDNEHVLMTGPAETICDGTFYL; from the coding sequence ATGACATCATTTCAATTCACGAAAATGCACGGATTAGGAAATAATTATATATACGTCAATCAGATGAAGGAACAGCTTCCAGAAGAGCAGCTATCAGAGATAGCAATCCAGGTTTCTTCTGTTTACACAGGAATCGGTTCAGACGGAATGATCCTTATTTGCTCATCAGATGTTGCACCTGTGAAAATGCGCATTTTCAACAATGATGGATCAGAGGGGAAAAACTGCGGCAACGGTCTGCGCTGTGTCGCAAAATATGTGTATGAGCATCAAATCGTTACAGACACAACGTTCCAGATTGAGACATTGTCAGGACTCGTTGAAGCGACCGTTCATGTGCAGGATGACCACGTTCATTTAGTAACAGTAGATATGGGGAAGCCTCGTTTTGAAAAAGAAGCGATGCCGATGCTTGGTGAACCAGCAAGCACAACGATTAATGAATCGCTTGATTTTGGCACGACGACCTTAAATGGAACGGCTATTTCAATGGGTAATCCTCACATCGTGTTTTATTTAGAGGACATTGAAAAGGCACCGCTGGATACAATTGGGCCAATCATCGAAAAACACGATATGTTCCCAGAAGGCGTCAATGTGGAATTTGTAGAAGTGGTGAGTGAAACAGAGCTGCATTTTCGCGTGTGGGAAAGAGGATCTGGCATTACTCAAGCCTGCGGAACGGGTGCTTGTGCGGCTGCCGTATCCACGATTATGAATGGACAGGCGAAAAAGGAAACAGACATGACGGTTCACTTAGCAGGCGGAGATCTCATCATTCGCTGGAAAGACAATGAGCATGTGCTGATGACAGGACCTGCTGAAACGATTTGTGACGGCACATTTTATCTGTAA
- a CDS encoding YuzB family protein, translating to MFPLIEFCVSNLAQGSQEAKEKLDKDPNLDVMEYGCLSYCGKCMDSPFALVNGEFVSGENAEQLVERIYAFIEENEMF from the coding sequence GTGTTCCCACTGATAGAATTTTGTGTAAGTAATCTTGCGCAAGGGTCTCAAGAAGCAAAAGAGAAGCTTGATAAAGACCCAAACCTAGACGTTATGGAATACGGCTGTTTAAGCTACTGCGGCAAATGTATGGACTCCCCATTTGCACTCGTGAATGGAGAATTTGTTTCCGGAGAAAATGCAGAGCAGCTAGTCGAGCGTATTTATGCTTTTATAGAGGAAAATGAGATGTTTTAA
- a CDS encoding NAD(P)/FAD-dependent oxidoreductase, which produces MKNLVLIGGGYGNMRVLHRLLPNQLPDDVTITLIDRNPYHCLKTEYYALAAGTISDHHIRVSFPEHPKLDIQYGEVEKIDIENKQILFSDREPIPYDDTVIGLGCEDKYHNVPGAKEHTYSIQTIDQSRHTYNKLNNLSAGATVGIVGAGLSGVELASELRESRADLNIILFDRGELILSSFPKRLSLYVQKWFEENDVKIINCANITKVEEGVVYNHDDAIEAEVIVWTAGIQPSKVIREMDVEKDAQGRVVLTPHHNLPGDEHVYVVGDCASLPHAPSAQLAEAQAEQIVQSLQKRWKNEPLPEAYPQFKLKGVLGSLGKKAGFGLVADRPLVGRVPRLLKSGLLWMYKHHNG; this is translated from the coding sequence ATGAAAAATTTAGTCTTGATCGGCGGAGGTTACGGGAATATGCGGGTTCTCCACCGCTTATTGCCAAATCAATTACCTGATGATGTTACTATCACATTAATTGATCGAAATCCTTACCACTGTTTAAAAACAGAATATTATGCACTCGCTGCTGGAACGATCTCTGATCACCACATTCGAGTATCATTTCCAGAGCATCCGAAGCTGGATATTCAATATGGGGAAGTAGAAAAAATTGATATTGAAAACAAACAAATCTTATTTAGCGACCGTGAACCCATTCCTTATGACGACACGGTGATTGGACTCGGCTGTGAGGACAAGTATCATAATGTCCCTGGTGCGAAAGAGCATACATACAGCATTCAAACCATTGATCAGTCAAGACATACGTACAACAAATTAAACAATTTGAGTGCAGGTGCAACGGTTGGTATCGTCGGTGCTGGACTTAGCGGGGTAGAGCTAGCCAGTGAATTAAGAGAGAGCCGTGCTGATTTAAACATTATTCTTTTCGACCGTGGAGAGCTGATTCTATCAAGCTTCCCAAAAAGATTAAGTTTATATGTGCAAAAGTGGTTTGAAGAAAATGACGTAAAGATCATTAACTGTGCGAATATTACGAAGGTTGAAGAAGGTGTTGTTTATAACCATGATGATGCCATTGAAGCAGAGGTCATCGTATGGACAGCAGGTATTCAGCCAAGTAAAGTGATACGAGAGATGGATGTTGAAAAGGACGCACAAGGCCGCGTCGTATTAACACCTCATCACAATCTCCCTGGAGATGAGCACGTCTATGTTGTGGGTGATTGCGCAAGTCTTCCGCATGCTCCAAGTGCCCAGCTTGCCGAGGCGCAGGCAGAACAAATTGTCCAATCTCTGCAAAAACGCTGGAAAAACGAGCCGCTTCCTGAGGCTTATCCTCAGTTTAAGCTAAAAGGTGTCTTAGGATCTTTAGGGAAAAAAGCTGGCTTTGGCTTAGTAGCAGATCGTCCACTTGTTGGTCGTGTACCTAGACTACTAAAATCCGGACTTCTTTGGATGTATAAGCATCACAATGGCTAA
- a CDS encoding YuzD family protein — MNQTVDLYVYGRDVLCASCVNLPSSKDTFEWLDAALKRKYPNQPFRITYIDIEHPPENEHQKELSERILDDESFYPLVLVEDQIVGEGNPKLKDIYQEMEKYGYTESSD, encoded by the coding sequence ATGAATCAAACCGTCGATCTTTATGTATATGGAAGAGATGTACTTTGCGCTAGCTGCGTGAATCTGCCTTCTTCAAAAGACACATTTGAGTGGTTAGATGCAGCGTTAAAACGAAAATATCCGAATCAGCCGTTTCGCATCACATATATTGATATTGAGCACCCACCAGAAAACGAACACCAAAAGGAATTGTCTGAACGAATTCTTGATGATGAATCCTTTTATCCGCTTGTCTTAGTGGAAGATCAAATTGTTGGAGAAGGTAATCCAAAATTAAAAGACATTTATCAAGAAATGGAGAAATACGGTTACACGGAGAGCAGTGATTAA
- a CDS encoding alpha/beta hydrolase family protein gives MKKLMTAEDLTKIVSVSHPVYSPDGKKAVFTKVTVNDKKDDYNIHLWVRDEETEELSQWTFEEGKHYQPVWSKDSRQLAFILQKPKEAPQLALIQCEGGGVRTLTAIPYGVSHPVFSLDGAFIYAAVSLKPSESVHDEKKEERDEFAPAVYDDLTYKADGRGFLDGRFTQIILVNVHSGEIEAVTSGQHHHVNHTLSPCGKWLAYIQSNPQKPYISDVCLRSLEDGTTKKITQSSGAYSTVSFAPNGESLVYIGHEREFQNATFPALWLYDLKEGNVVQLSEMLDMYVGNCMAGDSFMGEANQLPQWTKDSQGFYALVSDQGSTGIYYFSVEGLAYPVRLEAEHITNFSLHPDESKLLLSRLSPVSPSELYEMTLGEADLMQITFEHDEFLKEHVLSVPEPFSFQSKEGVEVHGWFMKPSEMEEGKTYPLILEIHGGPHAMYGYTYFHEFQMLAAEGYAIVYINPHGSHGYGQMFTNRVRGSYGGVDYEDVMQAVDHVLKAYDFLDETRLGVTGGSYGGFMTNWIVGQTDRFRAAVTQRSISNWISFYGISDIGYYFTRWQIEGDIYDSADKLWDRSPLKYVKQVNTPLLILHSDEDYRCPVDQAEQLFVALKELGKDTRLVKFPKASHDLSRSGHPGQRIQRLTFIKDWFREKLK, from the coding sequence ATGAAGAAATTGATGACAGCAGAAGATTTAACGAAAATTGTTTCTGTTTCTCATCCGGTTTATTCACCAGATGGAAAAAAGGCGGTTTTTACAAAGGTCACGGTGAATGACAAAAAGGACGATTACAACATCCATTTATGGGTTCGAGATGAAGAGACAGAGGAGCTGTCACAATGGACATTTGAGGAAGGAAAGCATTATCAGCCGGTGTGGTCAAAAGACAGCAGACAGCTCGCGTTTATTTTGCAAAAGCCAAAGGAAGCTCCTCAGCTTGCACTGATTCAGTGCGAGGGAGGCGGTGTACGCACCTTAACGGCGATTCCTTACGGGGTATCTCATCCTGTCTTTTCACTAGATGGAGCTTTCATTTATGCGGCTGTGTCACTGAAACCATCAGAATCTGTTCATGATGAAAAGAAGGAAGAGCGGGATGAGTTCGCTCCTGCGGTATATGATGATTTGACCTATAAAGCAGATGGCAGAGGCTTTTTAGATGGGCGTTTTACGCAGATTATTCTAGTAAATGTTCATTCAGGAGAGATCGAGGCAGTTACGAGCGGACAGCATCATCATGTGAATCACACGCTCTCTCCATGCGGGAAATGGCTTGCCTATATTCAATCAAATCCTCAAAAACCTTACATAAGTGACGTGTGCCTCCGATCATTAGAGGACGGTACGACAAAGAAAATCACACAATCATCAGGCGCTTATTCTACCGTATCTTTTGCTCCTAATGGAGAGAGCCTCGTGTATATCGGACATGAGCGCGAATTTCAAAATGCTACTTTCCCAGCATTATGGCTGTATGATCTGAAGGAGGGAAATGTCGTTCAGTTGTCAGAAATGCTCGATATGTATGTGGGCAACTGTATGGCAGGGGATAGCTTTATGGGAGAAGCCAATCAGCTTCCGCAGTGGACAAAGGATAGCCAGGGGTTTTATGCGCTTGTTTCCGATCAAGGCAGTACAGGGATTTATTATTTCTCCGTTGAAGGCTTAGCCTATCCTGTTCGATTAGAGGCAGAACATATCACAAACTTCAGCCTTCATCCGGATGAATCCAAATTGCTGCTGAGCCGGCTGTCACCCGTTTCTCCAAGTGAGCTGTATGAGATGACATTAGGAGAGGCGGATCTAATGCAAATCACGTTCGAGCATGATGAATTCCTCAAGGAGCATGTCCTATCGGTACCAGAGCCATTTTCGTTTCAGTCTAAAGAAGGTGTCGAGGTGCATGGCTGGTTTATGAAGCCTTCCGAGATGGAAGAGGGGAAGACTTATCCACTTATTTTAGAAATTCATGGCGGACCGCATGCCATGTATGGTTATACGTATTTTCATGAATTTCAAATGCTCGCTGCTGAAGGCTATGCCATCGTGTATATCAATCCTCATGGCAGTCATGGATATGGACAAATGTTTACCAACCGTGTGAGAGGGAGCTATGGTGGCGTTGATTATGAGGATGTCATGCAGGCTGTTGATCATGTGCTGAAAGCCTATGATTTCCTTGATGAAACAAGACTTGGGGTGACAGGCGGCAGCTATGGCGGTTTTATGACCAACTGGATTGTCGGACAGACTGACCGTTTTCGCGCAGCCGTCACACAGCGGTCCATTTCAAACTGGATTAGCTTTTATGGCATCAGTGATATCGGTTATTACTTTACAAGGTGGCAGATCGAAGGCGATATCTATGATTCAGCCGATAAGCTATGGGATCGTTCACCGCTAAAGTATGTGAAACAAGTAAATACGCCGCTTCTTATCCTGCACAGTGACGAAGACTATCGCTGCCCAGTCGATCAAGCAGAACAGCTATTTGTAGCACTGAAGGAGCTTGGGAAAGACACAAGGCTCGTCAAATTCCCGAAGGCATCTCATGATTTATCGAGAAGTGGCCACCCAGGGCAGCGTATTCAAAGACTGACCTTTATCAAGGATTGGTTTAGAGAGAAGTTAAAATAA